The sequence GCCATGGCCTTGCCGAGCATGCTGCCTCCAGGCTGACTGGCTCTGAGCAGTGCCCTTCTAGGGACAACCTTGGCAATCTTGGCACCACTGGCCCAGGCACTCAGGGAAAATTTCCTGCTGGCTTTCTGGCTCTGTGGGTGAAGTGTCTGTCCTCTGCCCCTCCTCGGTTGAGCTGAGTGTGCTCCCTCATGGGAGGTCATGTTTCAGGACCTGGCATCTCCAGCTACGCAGACAACCCTGCTCTGGCTGGAGCCAGCCTGAAGCCCTGCCTAGACAAGGCCATGATGATCGTCCCAGCAAAGCTGCAGCGGGAGACTCCCACCTACCTCGGGGCTACAGCGGGCATGCGGCTGCTGAGGTACCTGGCATTGCCCCACGAGCCTGGGCACCTCTGCAGGCCCTTCCCTACCACACGCTTTTGGTGACCATCACAGCCGACGTagggggctggggctggtgtGCTGGTGTGCAGGGGCTGCTGCCCCATCGGGGGGGGCCATGCCATGGTGGTGGGCAGAGCATCTGTTTCTGCAGTCAGGCCATGGTGGCAGGCAGAGCATCCATTTCTACAGTCCGCCCACAGTTTCCAACAGAGCTGGCTTGGCATGCCCTCAGGGAAGCCCCACAGGCTGGCAGTGGTCCaagagaaggaggagaggaacCTTCTGGGCTAGACAGGGCACACATGCTCGCACAAAGCCAGCAGGTAGCGATTTTAGGAAGACTCCCAATCCACCAGCTTTGTGACCCTGATTTGGTGGCTTGAGGGCAGAGCCAGCCCTCGGGCAGGGAAGTGGACGGGTGGAAGGGGCAGAACCTCTCTCTGGTCAGTCCCACTCCTCTGCAGAAGACACCAGCCCTTTCCTGCGAGCACTGCTCTGAACACATGCCGGCAACTGCCTCGTCCACCACATGgcatctctctccttccctcgGCAGGGAGCAGAACAGCACAAAAGCTGACCAGGTCTTTGCCGAGGTCGCCAAGGCCATTCGCCAGTACCCTGTGGACTTCCGTGGAGCTCAGATCCTCACAGGGAACGAGGAGGGCTCCTTTGGCTGGATCACTGTCAACTACCTGCTGGAGACACTCATCAAGGTTCGGGCCTGGGGGAAGCAGAGTACCCATGCCCATCTCAGCTAGAGCCAGATTTCTGTAGAGCCAGAGGGGAGAAACATGTCGTTTTAAGGCACTAGTCTCCCAAACAAATGCAGCCTGCTGTGAACTGCACCTTTGGCTCCACTGGTGTCGTTAACAGGGCCAAGGGCAGGAGGGTCTTTGTGTCCCgctcagcctggccctgccctcacCACTTGACTCTGAGGTGATTTTGGTAACAAAGGGGCGCAGCAATGTCAGACCGCACCAGATCCTGCAAACGGAGCAAAGAAAGGGGCTTCTCCAATACCCTTTGCCTCCCTTAAGGTCGCTGGATCCAAGCCGACGTGCAGCAGCGAAGGGGCCAGATCTCAGTGCTACACTGAGGCCTGTGTGGGTGTGGGAGGACATGGGCTGCAAGGGGTGAAGCAGGGATCTGGACCATGGAAGGTTTCTCGGGGGCTTCCAAACCCACAAAGCCCTGACTGAAAGGACAGGGACGGCGATTTTCTGCATTTCAGACTAACACGTGCTCTCTTGTGGGGCTagttttcctttgcagagaaATGGGAACGTCCACAGGCCACGGAGGTGCTGGGAGCTCTGGACCTTGGAGGTGCCTCCACACAAATAACCTTCCAGCCTGGAGGTACCATCGAGGACAAAAACACCTCCGTCCTCTTCAGGCTATACGGCACCAACTACTCGCTCTACACCCACAGCTATCTCTGCTACGGGCAGACGCAGGCCTTGAAGAGGCTGCTGGCGGCTCTCCGTGAGGTACTAGAGATGTGGCCAGCCCCTACTGACTTCCTCAGGCATTGGTTACAAGGATCTGCTCAACCACTTCCCATGTTCGTGAAGAATGCCTTCCAGAAATGGTAGACGTGCCTGCCTGTGGAGAAAGGGTTACGGAATTTGGAAGTTGTCATGAATTCAAAAGCCTAGCTCAGATGTTCTCTCATGAACTCAAAAATGCTCTCCCTTGGGTAGAAGGACACAGTTCTCTGCCAGCGCTCCCTTCTCCCCagaatttgtttttgtgaggaCATTTTTCATCACAAAACCAAATTGTTTCCTGAGCCCAGCGGTAGCCTCTGGTTCTTCCCTATCCCCACAGACACGGGCatgaagtgttccctggcagggGTGGTTTCCAGGGTACCAGCTCCACTGAAACTAGAGTGGTCTCAAAAGCCACCAAGTCCTCCGCTGCACAAGAGGTGACTTGTTTGCTCCTGGTAAAACATAGGGGAGGAAAGGCCACACTGTGCTAAATGGCTTGCTTTGCTCCCCGTGCTCCCTGGCGTTTTGTAGTGTATCTCCTCTTCCCGAGCCTGTGCTCTTGCTGGCCAGTCCTTGGAGGTCACACTGACCTGACAGCCCTACGCAACATCCAGGGAGGAGAGGTCAGGGAATCCAGGCACCTGATTTGGCAGTGCCTGGCTAGGACTATCTAGTCTCCAATGATTGCACCCCTAAATAAGCGAGGAGGTGTGGCAGGGGGCTGAGCCCCTGCACAGCTCAGTGCAGAGATGATAGGGAGTCCTCAGTGGAGATGGGCCAACAGCAGCACTCCCTGAAGCTGGGATGCTAcagcaggggagaaagggagaactCTCCTGCTGTGGGCAGGTTAAAGTCCTGCAAAGGATGAATCCCGCTACCCCCCACATCCTCCTGGGCTCCAGATCTTGCTTTTTGGCAGGGTCTAAGCACAGGATGGGCTGTGGAGGAAGCGTCTGGCTGCCATCCCAAGCCAAGCACTGCTAACAGCTCCCGCTCTCTCTAGGGCAGCTCTTCTCCCCTGCGGATATTGCACCCCTGCTACCCTAAGGGATACCAGGAGaacaccaccacagcagccctcTACGAcagtccctgtgtccccacgCCGAGCACACCCAGCACTGCAGAGGCCCTCACGGTGACAGGGACAGGAGACCCAGTAGCGTGCAGGGCCGCCATCCAGAAACTCTTCAACTTCACCTGTGGAGCCCACAGGACGTGTGGGTTCAACGGCATTTATCAGCCCCCTGTGCGGGGGCAGTTCTTTGTAAGGAGGCCTCCATTCATGTGGTTGTGGCActgggagggcaggggctgggagcTTCCTCTTCCACTGTTTGTgggagagcaggggagagaggggaCCCCAGAGCTGGTCCCGTCTGCAAAACTCTCCTCGTAAGCTGGGAGATGGCTTCCACTTCCTGCAATGTCtgaaccatacctgaggaaaacGGAAAGATCTTGTCCCCACGGGACATGTCTGAGCTTGCTGGGctcccaaacacaaacagcagttcCTAGTCTTTGGAAGATCCTTAAGCATGTGCTGGATGCAGAACCCTGGGAATACCTGGGACTCTGTCTCCTGGCTAAACAAGACCCTGGATCAGGCTAGGATTTGGCCCAAGAAGTAGCACTGATATGCTCTGCAGCTAGCTCAGCCAGCCCTCCTCCTGTCTTGTGCCCTGTTATCTCACTCCTCTAAGGCAGAGATGGCAATGCTGACCCCAACCCAGAGGGGCTGCAAAGAGGCCTTCTTTTGGATAAGAAGGGAGATGTAGTTTTTGTCATACTTGGTAGCTTTTACAGCCTTCTGTTATTCCCTAGGCCTTTTCTGGGTTCTATTATACCTTCAACTTCCTGAACCTGACTGGCCAACAGTCTCTAGGCTATGTCAACTCCACGATCTGGGCCTTCTGCAACAACACCTGGAAAGAGGTAAGAGCACTGTGAAGAGCAGCTAGGAGCCTTGTACCTGTCCAGGCCCGATATTCTGGGCTTAGGAGGGCAGGAGAGCTTCGACGAGCCACCTCCTAGGGTGACTAGGGGTGGAAGGAGCATTCCAGCAGCTCCAGCTTGGAAAGAGCGTGCTGCTGAAGAGGTTCTTGGTACTGGTGTCCCTGCTTCAGTAATGGGGTTGTTCAAGAGCAATGCTTGGGATGCCCAGGAAGAATACACCATGCTGttccctggggcagggagggctTCTGAGCATCTGTTTTATTCCTCATCACATTGTGTCTTCCAATGGCCCTCACAGCTGGTGGAGAACTTCCCACAGGACAAGGAACGCCTGCACATGTACTGCTCCACTGCTGTTTACATCCTGACACTGCTACTTGAAGGCTACAAGTTTGATGAGCATACATGGAGCAGCATCCATTTCAGCAGAAGGGTAAAAGCCCTGAAGGGCAGTGGGAGTTgggggaggcagctgctggctgcatccttcccctggcaagaggaggaagaggtgttCAAGAGAAGCATCCCTGGAGTCCACTGGGCTAGAAATGTGTCCCTGCCTCATGCCTGCCATCTAGTGATCCTAGCACAGCATCACTTCTACTTGTCCCAAAGCCTCTGATACCTACTCTTTTCTCATTTATTCGGGTGAGGACACAAGATAATTTTAACGGGATCGGAGAAGGGCAGAGCAAGATTTAGTAACTTTGATCTCTGATACAGGGCAGAACTGATATGAGTGTACAAGAGGGGATGGTGGCCCCCTGACCCATTTGCACCAGAATATAATGAAACCAAAGGATCATGGAGGTGGAAAGTTCCAAACCAAAATCACATGCAGGTCACAGAGGGCACATCTGGCCCACAGCAGTCACCCATGTTCAGCTCCCTTTTAGTCCTTGGGGAAGGTAAAACAGCCAAAGCTCTGTGTAACTGGCGCTGGTAAGATCAGGTTTGCAACAGCCAGGTCCATATGTGAAATCACAGCTGGGGCAGCTCTTGGGAGAGGTGCCTGTCAGTCCCTTGCGCCAAAGCTGTCAGTACTTGGGAAAGGCACTTCTTGATGTCCCCTTCTGCTCTTGTCTCAGGCAGCAAACACGGACATCGGCTGGACTCTGGGTTTCATGCTGAACCTCACCAACATGATCCCCACAGAGGCTCTGGTGTACGTCAAGGGGCAGCAGCCTGGTCTCTGGGCAAGTGCCATCTTCTTCATTGTGCTGACCACTGTGGTGGGCTTGGTGGCCATTTTCCTCCAGTGTTTCTGGAAATCCAAGTAGCTCCCTGGATCCTGGCTAGGAGAGCCCTGCCCACCGGAACAGGCAGGAAGAAGTGGTATGAGAGAAGGTGGAAAAGGATGAGGGCATAAGACCCTCTACATTGCTCAGGAGGTCTGATTGGGTCATCTCTGTGAATACCTCAAAGATGGCAAAGGCAACTCGAGCTCTCTACGTCCCTCCAAGAGGAGAAGACTCCTGACTCCAGAAACTTCTTCAATCTGGCTGACAAAGACTGAGATTTGGTGGCTGGAAGATGAAGCCAGATAAATTCAAACtagaaataaaatcctttttctttttcaaatctgGAGGTTGCTAGCCATTGAGGTTTCCAGCCTAGCACACAGACAGTTTCTATCCCTTGGCAATTCCAGTCCTGTTGAGATGCTCTCCCACAAGGTGTCCCACAGCTCTGTAAGAAGGTACAGGTGAGGTGCGGGGATGGTGGGAGaagttctgcagctgcaaggtGCCAGAAGCAGATCGGTAAGTGCAGCTAGCCTGTGTTGCTTCACAACCATCCTGTCTGAACTTGAGTCGGGCTCTGCAGTGCTGGAAAGCAAAGCCAAATTTGCCTGCAGAGAGCCATCCAGAGCCATGGGAGGGAATCAGTGCTGGCAAACAGTGGTGGCCAGCAAAACTGTCATGAGGCCCCCAGCCCGGCACTGCTCTGAGGATAGGGGTGACCTTTTCTGTATCTTGCCCTGTGCACGGGAATAGACACCTTGAATTGAACCAAGatccatttctttcccttttttgaaTATGTGACAGACTATCTTCCCAAGGATGGACTGTCAGCTGTCTTTAAAATCTTTACTGGcatatttcagcagaaaaatataaTCAGCAGTTGATTTAAGAGCTGCCAACACTGGTCCAGGGTTTATTTTATATTCAGGCTACATAGCCCAGCTTAATCAGACACTAAATCCACAGCAGGTTCCACCTCCAGGCACttgagtattttatttaaaacagcccagcccagcccagctcagcaGGAGGAACCAGACAATCATTTCTCCCCAGCCCCTCCAAGCGACTGCCTCTGCCAGAGCCCAGGGCCCCTGTGAGCAGGAGTGTTTCCACAGCTTCCTCTTCTCCAT comes from Apteryx mantelli isolate bAptMan1 chromosome 21, bAptMan1.hap1, whole genome shotgun sequence and encodes:
- the ENTPD8 gene encoding ectonucleoside triphosphate diphosphohydrolase 8, which encodes MEHKAKAVAVLLAATCVFSIIALILTVVNVKDVFLPPSTKYGLVFDAGSTHTSLYIYQWSADKENGTGIVSQVEACAVPGPGISSYADNPALAGASLKPCLDKAMMIVPAKLQRETPTYLGATAGMRLLREQNSTKADQVFAEVAKAIRQYPVDFRGAQILTGNEEGSFGWITVNYLLETLIKFSFAEKWERPQATEVLGALDLGGASTQITFQPGGTIEDKNTSVLFRLYGTNYSLYTHSYLCYGQTQALKRLLAALREGSSSPLRILHPCYPKGYQENTTTAALYDSPCVPTPSTPSTAEALTVTGTGDPVACRAAIQKLFNFTCGAHRTCGFNGIYQPPVRGQFFAFSGFYYTFNFLNLTGQQSLGYVNSTIWAFCNNTWKELVENFPQDKERLHMYCSTAVYILTLLLEGYKFDEHTWSSIHFSRRAANTDIGWTLGFMLNLTNMIPTEALVYVKGQQPGLWASAIFFIVLTTVVGLVAIFLQCFWKSK